In Candidatus Chlorohelix allophototropha, one DNA window encodes the following:
- the glmU gene encoding bifunctional UDP-N-acetylglucosamine diphosphorylase/glucosamine-1-phosphate N-acetyltransferase GlmU yields the protein MNLTNNTGIEKLHMYIEASGEIVDHIPPDPANIAVVILAAGKGTRMRSKLPKVLHPLLGEPMIYHLLRAVRHTGIPPERTAIVVGYSGEEVANVVKKQGNYLIVYQDEQLGTGHAVKCAENELTKLENADTTHVLVLLGDGPLVKAHTLNRLIQSHLTSNPLVTLVTTEAENPYGYGRIIRDGKERFCQIIEEAELLPQQRNLKEINPSLYLFQGKWLWENLRRLEKHPAKGEYYLTDLPAMALKTIAADELHPVQTMKTDFEEVLGINDRVQLAEAEIIMRHRVLRQHMLNGVTIVDTASTYISATARIEADTILEPNTHIRGKCIIKKGCVIGPNTILVEATIGENCVINASMVENSTLKNNVSIGPFSHVRPGCMLEEGVYMGNFAEVSRAHIGADSKQSHFSFIGDATLGKKVNVGAGTITANYDGKNKNKTIIGDNVFIGSDSILRAPLTLGDDATTGAGSIVTKNVEPGVTVVGMPARPIRRKSVSENTENKEE from the coding sequence GTGAATTTAACGAATAATACCGGAATTGAGAAATTGCATATGTATATTGAAGCAAGCGGTGAAATTGTTGACCATATACCCCCCGACCCCGCTAACATTGCAGTAGTGATTCTAGCTGCCGGTAAAGGCACGCGCATGCGCTCCAAACTCCCCAAGGTATTACACCCGCTGTTGGGAGAACCGATGATCTATCACCTGTTAAGAGCAGTACGCCACACCGGAATCCCCCCTGAGAGAACTGCAATCGTAGTAGGCTATTCGGGTGAAGAAGTAGCAAATGTTGTAAAAAAACAGGGGAATTACCTGATAGTTTATCAAGATGAGCAACTTGGAACAGGGCATGCCGTAAAATGCGCTGAGAATGAGCTAACCAAGCTGGAAAATGCTGACACCACACATGTGCTTGTTTTACTCGGTGATGGACCATTGGTTAAAGCTCATACACTAAATCGCCTAATCCAATCACACCTAACCTCTAATCCTCTTGTCACCCTTGTTACTACAGAAGCTGAAAATCCTTATGGATACGGTCGAATAATTCGCGATGGTAAAGAGCGGTTTTGCCAGATTATTGAAGAAGCCGAATTGTTACCCCAACAACGCAATTTGAAAGAGATTAACCCTAGCCTTTACCTGTTTCAGGGTAAGTGGCTTTGGGAAAATTTAAGACGGCTTGAAAAACACCCGGCTAAAGGCGAATATTACCTCACCGATTTACCCGCGATGGCTTTAAAAACTATTGCGGCTGACGAACTCCATCCGGTGCAAACCATGAAAACCGATTTCGAGGAAGTATTGGGAATCAATGACCGGGTGCAATTAGCTGAGGCTGAAATTATAATGCGCCACAGGGTGTTACGCCAGCATATGCTTAACGGTGTCACTATCGTTGATACCGCTTCGACCTATATCAGCGCTACTGCACGAATCGAAGCCGATACAATACTTGAGCCAAATACGCATATCAGGGGCAAATGTATAATCAAAAAGGGTTGCGTGATTGGTCCAAATACTATTCTTGTAGAAGCAACTATTGGAGAAAATTGCGTAATAAATGCTTCGATGGTAGAAAACTCAACTCTAAAAAATAACGTGAGCATCGGCCCATTTTCCCATGTTAGACCCGGTTGTATGTTGGAAGAGGGGGTTTATATGGGCAATTTCGCAGAAGTAAGCCGCGCTCATATCGGAGCAGACTCTAAGCAAAGCCACTTTAGTTTTATCGGTGATGCTACCCTTGGCAAAAAGGTAAATGTAGGGGCAGGTACAATAACCGCAAATTACGATGGCAAAAACAAAAATAAAACTATAATTGGCGATAATGTTTTTATCGGCAGCGATAGCATTTTACGTGCTCCGCTTACACTTGGCGATGATGCCACAACGGGGGCAGGCTCAATTGTAACAAAAAATGTAGAGCCGGGGGTGACGGTAGTGGGAATGCCGGCGCGACCTATTCGGCGTAAATCAGTAAGTGAAAATACTGAGAATAAGGAGGAGTGA
- a CDS encoding ribose-phosphate diphosphokinase, with translation MDGRLQVFSGNGNRALAEEIARELNTTLGRALVSTFKNDETRIRLEENVRGGDVFVIQTLCEPVDHNIIELCFMIDALRRSSAGRITAVIPYYAYARQEKKTSGREPISAKVVAKFIESAGVDRVLVIDLHAPAIEGFFEVPVDHLRAGPLLSDYLRQMALKDMVIVSPDPGGVRRAAEFRSRLNASLAIIAKQRPEDDVVNTIDMVGDVQGKTAVIVDDMISTGGTLISAADMIMERGAKEVYACAVHGLFAGDALEQIGKSSLKSVIVTNSYPVAPNAEKLGIKVLSVAPIIAEAITRIHKDLSISVMFSK, from the coding sequence ATGGACGGTAGGCTACAGGTATTCAGTGGAAACGGGAATCGGGCGCTAGCTGAAGAAATCGCCCGTGAATTGAATACCACTTTGGGTAGAGCGCTCGTCAGCACATTTAAAAACGATGAAACCCGCATACGTCTCGAAGAAAACGTGCGTGGGGGAGATGTTTTTGTAATCCAGACTCTTTGTGAGCCGGTCGATCATAATATCATCGAGCTTTGCTTTATGATTGACGCGCTCCGACGCAGCAGCGCTGGGCGAATCACTGCCGTAATCCCTTACTATGCTTATGCTCGTCAAGAAAAGAAAACCAGCGGTCGTGAACCGATTAGCGCCAAAGTTGTAGCTAAGTTTATTGAGTCGGCAGGGGTTGACCGGGTTCTGGTAATTGACCTACATGCTCCTGCAATCGAAGGTTTCTTTGAAGTACCGGTAGATCACTTGCGTGCAGGTCCCCTTTTATCAGATTATCTGCGACAGATGGCGCTTAAAGATATGGTCATTGTCTCACCTGATCCGGGTGGTGTGCGCAGAGCCGCCGAATTCCGCAGCAGGCTCAACGCTAGCCTTGCAATTATTGCCAAACAGCGACCCGAAGATGATGTGGTTAACACTATCGATATGGTCGGTGATGTACAAGGAAAAACAGCCGTAATTGTAGATGATATGATCTCAACCGGCGGTACGCTTATTAGCGCAGCAGACATGATAATGGAAAGAGGCGCAAAAGAAGTCTATGCCTGCGCGGTACACGGCTTATTTGCCGGAGATGCCCTTGAACAAATAGGTAAGTCTAGCCTGAAAAGTGTCATAGTTACAAACAGCTATCCGGTCGCACCCAATGCTGAGAAATTGGGTATAAAGGTTCTTTCGGTTGCGCCGATAATCGCCGAAGCGATTACCCGAATCCACAAAGATCTTTCTATTAGTGTGATGTTTAGCAAATAA
- a CDS encoding hemolysin family protein produces MGLDSDGSNFLIIFLTELPPCKEQEITPERYVVFGLSLLGVLIALILLEANAYTRAGIAALARKQLQELAEQHPGLGDITKDLPQLSNVMRTADIFCYIIAPASAISAIHQFNIYNFWVSLMVFALICIILLFTRAIPRGFALRTPERAANRSIKLLRFEMWLFEPIANFIVRIGANIVTKKHPTEDRIKLMANIGDEFGFVYLTEPEQPTSTPKFGDRTAHDIMITRLDMVAVPLDCSLDRLLEIIQNSGFSRVPVYRNSIDQIVGILYAKDLLACVRDRSNFSLIRMLRPAYFVPESKSADTLFSELQNKRVHIAIVVDEYGGTAGLVTIEDLLEEIVGEIHDEYDRVNAGYVRLNLDEIIVDARMKLEEVNQFFLTRWESEAVDTIGGLVYEILGRVPEPGNEIILDRNGTTKDVNAELEPGDVAIIVMSVSGQRLRQIRLIHNNPIEAKTQETNESFDI; encoded by the coding sequence ATGGGGCTAGATTCGGACGGTAGTAATTTCTTGATAATATTCTTGACAGAGCTACCACCCTGCAAAGAGCAGGAAATAACGCCTGAGCGTTATGTAGTGTTCGGTTTATCATTACTTGGGGTGCTTATTGCGCTAATTTTGCTTGAAGCAAATGCTTACACCAGAGCGGGCATTGCTGCCCTAGCGCGAAAGCAACTGCAAGAATTGGCAGAGCAACATCCCGGTTTGGGGGATATCACCAAAGATTTGCCCCAACTATCAAATGTAATGCGCACTGCCGATATTTTTTGTTATATCATAGCGCCAGCCAGCGCCATTAGCGCCATCCACCAGTTCAATATCTACAACTTCTGGGTTTCGTTAATGGTTTTTGCCCTGATTTGTATTATCTTGCTTTTCACCCGCGCCATTCCGCGCGGTTTTGCCCTACGAACTCCAGAACGTGCTGCAAACCGTTCAATAAAGCTATTGCGCTTTGAAATGTGGTTGTTTGAACCAATCGCTAACTTTATTGTTCGTATAGGCGCAAATATAGTCACAAAAAAACACCCCACTGAAGATAGAATAAAGCTAATGGCGAACATAGGAGATGAGTTCGGGTTTGTGTATCTCACCGAACCGGAGCAACCAACTTCTACGCCGAAGTTTGGCGATCGCACTGCCCACGATATAATGATTACGCGCCTCGATATGGTTGCAGTACCGTTGGATTGCTCACTTGATCGATTACTTGAGATAATCCAAAACAGCGGTTTCAGTCGAGTACCTGTTTACCGCAATAGTATTGATCAAATAGTGGGTATTCTGTATGCCAAAGATTTGTTAGCATGCGTGCGCGATCGCAGCAATTTCAGCCTGATACGGATGCTACGCCCGGCTTACTTTGTGCCTGAATCTAAAAGTGCCGATACGCTTTTTAGCGAATTACAAAACAAGCGCGTGCATATCGCCATTGTAGTAGATGAATATGGCGGAACTGCCGGATTAGTGACAATCGAGGATTTGCTCGAAGAAATTGTGGGCGAAATCCACGATGAATATGACCGAGTTAACGCCGGATATGTGCGCCTGAACCTAGACGAAATAATAGTTGATGCCCGTATGAAGTTGGAGGAAGTAAACCAGTTTTTCCTCACTCGCTGGGAGTCCGAAGCGGTAGATACGATTGGCGGGTTGGTTTACGAAATTCTAGGGCGTGTTCCTGAACCGGGCAATGAAATTATACTTGACCGCAATGGAACCACTAAAGATGTAAACGCCGAATTGGAACCGGGGGACGTTGCTATTATCGTTATGAGTGTCAGCGGGCAACGCTTACGCCAAATAAGACTTATACACAATAACCCAATTGAAGCCAAAACACAGGAAACAAATGAAAGTTTTGATATTTAG